The genomic DNA GTTGCGGGAATCGCTCACGAGATAAACAATCCTTTAGGTGCAATATCCGCCTTAAGCGGCGAACTAAAAGCCTATTTGAATTCTTCGGCGGATAGACTCGAGAAATTGGGAACGATGCTCTCTTCTGCCGATCCATTTCTTATTCATAATCTTTCAAATTTTATCCGATGCGGTTTAGAAAGCAAAGAATCACAACTCACCCGTGAGGAGCGAAGAATCGTATTAAAAGATATTAAAAATAAGCTCGCGGAAATCGGCTTCGAAAACGCCTACGATCTAGCGGATAGAATAATGGATACAGGACTCCAAGTCGCTTTAAAGGAATTTCCGGATCTATTCGGCGACTCATCCAATTTCCCGCTTCTCGATTTTGCGATCGAGGAAATTCAAACGTTTAAGAATGTAAATTCGATACGATTAGCCGTGGATCGAACTTCGAAGATAGTTTATGCTTTAAAAAATTACGCCCACATCGATTTCGGCGGTAGAAAAGTAGAGACGGATCTAGTAGAAAATATCGAAACGGTATTGACCATTTATCATAATCAAATGAAGAGCGGAGTGGAGATTGAATTGGATTTTCCGATTCGACCGAAAGTACCGGCTTTTCCGGACGATTTATTACAAGTTTGGACCAACCTTATTTACAATTCTCTACAAGCAATGAAGTTCAAAGGAAAGATTAAGATTTCCATTCGCGAATCCAACAACGACGTGACGGTTTCCATATGGGACAACGGTCCGGGAATTCCTGCCGAAGTAAAAGCAAAGATCTTCGATCCTTTCTTCACGACGAAAGGTCCCGGAGAAGGGAGCGGACTCGGGCTTGATATTTCTAGAAGAATCATACTTAAACATAGCGGTCGAATAGAACTCGACTCGAAACCCGGAGGCACAACATTTAAAGTCATCCTTCCTAGAAGTTAAAAATTAGTTTTTAGTTTGATCCTGTTTGCGGATCGGATGAAATTCAATTTATGGAAAAAACGTCGCCGAATTACGTTATCATAACCCTCGTTTTATCGCTAGTATCGTTTACTTTTCTGATCGGAAAAAGTAAAGTTGCCGGAGAAAACAAAGCTTCCGCAATCTTATCCGGCCCGATGGTCGGATATTCTACGCATAAGGAAGTGAAACTTTGGGTACAAACAAAAATTCCCGCAAAAGTCTATGCCGAATATTTTCCGGTCGGAGAATCGAATCATAAGAAAAAGACCCTAGAAACGATCACTAAACATGATCAGGGAAACGTTGCGCATTTACTTGCGGACGAACTTGAGCCGGGAAAAAAATATTCTTATTTGATATATGTTGACGGCAATCCGATTGAACCGATAAATAAGCAGGAATTTCGAACTCAACCCATTTGGATCGGCAAACAATCCGGTCCTCCCAATTTTCGCTTTGCTCTAGGAAGCTGCTCTTTTGTAAACGATGCGATGTACGATACGCAGCCGAAGCCTTACGGCGGAGATTACCAAATTTTTCATTCCATTCTCTCGAAAGATCCCGAGTTTATGCTTTGGATGGGAGATAACATATATTTAAGAGAACCCGACTGGGACTCCCGAACCGGTTTTATTTATCGATATACTCAACAAAGGTCCTTATCGGAACTTCAACCGCTGCTAGCTAGAGTTCATAATTACGCGATATTGGATGATCATGATTGGGGGCCGAATGACGGAGATGCTTCTTTTTGGCTGCGAGACACCGCCGAGGAAATGTTTAAACTTTTCTGGGTAAACTCGAATTACGCTAAGCGCGGTTTATACGGATCTTTTACCTGGGGGGACGCGCAATTCTTTCTGCTGGATGACCGAAGCTTTAGAACCGCCAACGACAATAAACTCGGGAAACGGTCTTATTTAGGAGATCGGCAATTGAATTGGCTTATAAACGCATTAATATTCTCTAAATATACTTTCAAATTTGTCGTGGTCGGAGGACAAGTTCTCAACCCATTGCAAGTATTCGAAAATTATTCGACTTACTCCGAAGAGAGAGCTCAATTATTGAGCGCGATCAAAAAACAGAAACTCAAGAACGTTATATTCCTAACCGGTGATCGACATTTTACCGAATTGTCGTTATTGGAAGAAAACGGAGAAGAACCGGTCTACGATTTAACCGTTTCTCCTTTAACTTCATCGACTTATCCCCCGGTTACGGAAAAAAATCCGTTACGAGTACAAAATACATTAGTGGATGACAAACGAAACTTTGGAACAATCGAAGTAACCGGTCCTCTAAAAAATCGCAAACTTATAATTCATATCTACGATTTTGACGGTAAAGAACTTTGGACTCGAGAAATCAACGCGAGATGAAATTGAATTCGATCCTAGGTATTTTCATCTTTATCCTATTTCTTTTACTATTTGGTTTAGGATCCCTGCTCTATTATAACCAAGGCAAACTCATCTTCTTTCCCGAGTCTCTTCCGGAAGATTTTAAATACTCGTTTCAATACCCGTACGAGGAAATTGCGATCGAGCTTCCGGACGGAGAGAAAATCTATGCTCTCCATTTTCAAGCGTCTCCCGGTCCAAAAGGCACGATATTATACTTTCATGGAAATGCGGGCAGTTTACGAACTTGGGGAGGAATTAGCGAAGATATTCTCCCGAACGGTTGGAATCTGTTAATTACCGATTATCGTGGTTACGGAAAAAGTAAGGCTAGGCTAACCGAATTGGGAATGTATGAAGATGCGGAACGCTGGTATTCCTATATTCAAAATCGGATGGGAATTCCTGAAAGCCGAATTATAATTTATGGCCGTTCGATCGGAACCGCGGTAGCGGTCGATCTTGCAACTAAGAAGTTTCCGCATTCCACAATATTAGAAACACCTTATACAACTTTAGCGGATTTAGCGGCAATCTATTATCCAATCCTGCCTTCCTGGCTACTTTCCTTCAAACTCGATTCACGTTCGAAAATTTTGCGTATATCGTCGCCGATCTATATATTCCACGGTACCGAAGACGAGATCATTCCCTTTGCCCAGGGGAATGATCTCTATAGAACCGCTATGGAAGGCGGAAAAAAAATAAAATTGATTCGAATAGAAGGAGGAAGTCACAACGACCTCCCCTTTTTTTCGGAGTACAAACGCGAGTTAAAACGAATTCTCGCTCTTTAATCAAAAATAGTCCGGAAAGAGAACTTTCAGCTTAGCAACCGTTTCGGGATTGCGTTTTTCCGGAGCGGTAATGATGGAATATTTAGTACTATTCTTTAAGGTTAAATCATCCCCGTTTCCAAGGTCGGCAATTAAAGCGGAGAGTAATTTTTTAGCGCTTTCAGCGTTTTTACCTAAATTAGCAATTACTAATTCCGCGGTTACGGCTTCCTCGTTCTCTCTCCAACAGTCGTAATCGGTAGACATGCAGATCATTTGATACGCGATTTCTGCTTCCCGAGCTAATTTCGCCTCTGGTAAAACGCTCATGTTGATGATATCCGCGCCCCAAGATCGATAAAGGTGCGATTCCGCTCTTGTGGAAAATAGAGGACCTTCCATACAAACCAAAGTCTTGCTTTCGTGAATTTGAAGGCCGATTTTAACGGCCGCCTTCTTAATTCGAGCGCTTAAATTCGCCGAAAAAGGATCCGCAAAAGGAGCGTGTGCGACGACTCCCTTTCCGAAAAAAGTAGATTCTCTCCCTCTGGTTCGATCGATAATTTGAGCCGGTAGGACGAAGTCCAAGGGCTTTATTTCCTCGCGTAGACTTCCAACCGAACTGAAGGCAACGATCTCTTCGACGCCTAAGATTTTTAAAGCGGCAATATTCGCTTTCACTGGAACTTCATGGGGCATCAGAAAATGTCCGACACCATGCCGAGGTAAAAAGGCGATTAACTTACCCTGTATCTTACCGATTTTAATTGCGTCGGAAGGTTTTCCCCAAGGAGTTTCAGGAAATACCTCTTCCACTAACTCCATTCCGTCCAAGCTATATAAACCCGTTCCTCCGATGATTGCTGCCTTCACCTTGGTCGACATTCGTTTCTCCTTAAC from Leptospira fainei serovar Hurstbridge str. BUT 6 includes the following:
- the mtnP gene encoding S-methyl-5'-thioadenosine phosphorylase, which translates into the protein MSTKVKAAIIGGTGLYSLDGMELVEEVFPETPWGKPSDAIKIGKIQGKLIAFLPRHGVGHFLMPHEVPVKANIAALKILGVEEIVAFSSVGSLREEIKPLDFVLPAQIIDRTRGRESTFFGKGVVAHAPFADPFSANLSARIKKAAVKIGLQIHESKTLVCMEGPLFSTRAESHLYRSWGADIINMSVLPEAKLAREAEIAYQMICMSTDYDCWRENEEAVTAELVIANLGKNAESAKKLLSALIADLGNGDDLTLKNSTKYSIITAPEKRNPETVAKLKVLFPDYF
- a CDS encoding alpha/beta hydrolase, which produces MKLNSILGIFIFILFLLLFGLGSLLYYNQGKLIFFPESLPEDFKYSFQYPYEEIAIELPDGEKIYALHFQASPGPKGTILYFHGNAGSLRTWGGISEDILPNGWNLLITDYRGYGKSKARLTELGMYEDAERWYSYIQNRMGIPESRIIIYGRSIGTAVAVDLATKKFPHSTILETPYTTLADLAAIYYPILPSWLLSFKLDSRSKILRISSPIYIFHGTEDEIIPFAQGNDLYRTAMEGGKKIKLIRIEGGSHNDLPFFSEYKRELKRILAL
- a CDS encoding alkaline phosphatase D family protein; the protein is MEKTSPNYVIITLVLSLVSFTFLIGKSKVAGENKASAILSGPMVGYSTHKEVKLWVQTKIPAKVYAEYFPVGESNHKKKTLETITKHDQGNVAHLLADELEPGKKYSYLIYVDGNPIEPINKQEFRTQPIWIGKQSGPPNFRFALGSCSFVNDAMYDTQPKPYGGDYQIFHSILSKDPEFMLWMGDNIYLREPDWDSRTGFIYRYTQQRSLSELQPLLARVHNYAILDDHDWGPNDGDASFWLRDTAEEMFKLFWVNSNYAKRGLYGSFTWGDAQFFLLDDRSFRTANDNKLGKRSYLGDRQLNWLINALIFSKYTFKFVVVGGQVLNPLQVFENYSTYSEERAQLLSAIKKQKLKNVIFLTGDRHFTELSLLEENGEEPVYDLTVSPLTSSTYPPVTEKNPLRVQNTLVDDKRNFGTIEVTGPLKNRKLIIHIYDFDGKELWTREINAR